A window of the Henckelia pumila isolate YLH828 chromosome 3, ASM3356847v2, whole genome shotgun sequence genome harbors these coding sequences:
- the LOC140888465 gene encoding F-box protein At5g07610-like, with protein sequence MADKRSRVPSSVDLVFDDDDLMSTILLFVPAKLLVSSIKLVSKRWQSLVSDKQFRLMHALHHRRRHNPPTSFIIRANPRCFFYFCPGLEIFRPFEFRFPYSKILQSCHGLLLLETRKTLYGAKNYSVYNPTTAESRDILIMGSISGLCLAFDPAVSPFYKVISIKQRDKKHSLSLYWIEIYDSQTRAWTCLKKPFTSIHDANFFNGIFWNNGIYWIRRDMNGKSYYLDLETGIVGTPKRVVTHKRCNTGSRKNYVMESDGNLHYVSLYSRAMDKMMSLKVSVLLNDLAWFEKHKVMNLSPLFTKFQEAQVAVLCIARLGGDTEEDSAVLFLMWDKIVFYRFCDGYFKDIFHHLPTKEFYKHGRLHYQHNHAYPFIETLVPI encoded by the coding sequence ATGGCCGACAAAAGATCCCGAGTCCCGTCGTCCGTCGACCTAGTCTTCGACGACGACGATTTAATGTCGACGATTCTACTCTTCGTCCCCGCAAAACTCCTCGTCAGCAGCATCAAATTAGTCTCCAAACGATGGCAATCCCTCGTCTCCGACAAACAGTTTCGCCTCATGCATGCACTCCACCACCGCCGCCGCCACAACCCACCCACTTCTTTCATAATCCGCGCGAACCCCAGATGTTTTTTCTACTTCTGCCCGGGCCTCGAAATCTTTCGGCCATTCGAATTTCGTTTCCCCTACTCAAAAATATTGCAATCTTGTCACGGCTTACTCTTGCTGGAGACAAGAAAAACTCTTTACGGAGCAAAAAATTACTCTGTATACAATCCCACCACCGCTGAATCAAGAGACATCTTGATCATGGGGAGTATTTCAGGCCTTTGCTTGGCTTTTGATCCCGCGGTATCTCCCTTCTATAAAGTTATCTCCATCAAGCAGCGTGACAAGAAGCATTCGTTGTCTCTGTACTGGATTGAAATTTATGATTCACAAACCCGTGCATGGACGTGCTTGAAGAAACCGTTCACTTCCATACACGATGCCAATTTCTTCAACGGGATTTTCTGGAACAACGGAATATACTGGATAAGGAGAGACATGAACGGGAAATCGTATTACCTCGATCTTGAGACGGGGATCGTGGGGACACCTAAAAGAGTGGTGACGCATAAAAGATGCAACACCGGAAGTCGGAAGAACTACGTGATGGAATCCGACGGAAACTTGCATTATGTTTCTTTGTATTCTCGAGCGATGGACAAGATGATGAGCTTGAAGGTTTCGGTGTTGCTGAATGATTTAGCATGGTTTGAGAAGCACAAGGTGATGAATTTGAGTCCcctttttacaaaatttcaAGAGGCGCAAGTAGCTGTGTTGTGTATTGCTAGACTAGGGGGGGATACGGAAGAAGACTCGGCGGTGTTGTTTTTGATGTGGGATAAGATAGTTTTTTATAGGTTTTGTGATGGATATttcaaggatatttttcatCATTTGCCCACCAAGGAGTTCTACAAACATGGTCGATTGCATTATCAACATAACCATGCTTATCCATTCATCGAGACTTTGGTTCCTATTTGA